In Acidobacteriota bacterium, the following proteins share a genomic window:
- a CDS encoding nucleotidyl transferase AbiEii/AbiGii toxin family protein, which produces MSAVADVLRILRRVLDGQGLSWFVFGAQAVAVRGSPRATQDVDVTVQVAPARLGTLVQALESEGLTHRYPDIAEQLIERGAVVPLVHASGMEVDLVLAGSGLEALTLERASRVAIDGVDVPVAQATDLAVMKVLAGRGKDLDDLRSLLASGDVDLTEVRDILGQLEEALGQSDLLPRLDDAVDSIDGD; this is translated from the coding sequence ATGTCGGCCGTCGCTGACGTCCTCCGCATCCTTCGCCGCGTGCTCGACGGGCAGGGGCTTTCCTGGTTCGTCTTCGGAGCGCAGGCTGTTGCCGTGCGCGGCAGCCCGCGCGCGACACAGGACGTCGACGTTACTGTGCAGGTGGCGCCTGCACGACTTGGTACGCTCGTCCAGGCGCTCGAATCGGAGGGGCTGACTCACCGCTACCCCGACATCGCGGAGCAGCTCATTGAGAGGGGAGCAGTCGTTCCATTGGTCCACGCTTCGGGAATGGAGGTCGATCTCGTGCTCGCCGGGTCCGGATTGGAAGCGCTGACGCTCGAGCGCGCCAGCCGTGTCGCGATTGACGGCGTGGACGTGCCGGTGGCGCAGGCGACGGACCTCGCCGTGATGAAGGTGCTCGCGGGGCGGGGGAAGGACCTGGACGACCTGCGCTCGCTGTTGGCGAGCGGCGATGTGGACCTGACGGAGGTGCGCGATATTCTCGGCCAGTTGGAGGAGGCCCTCGGTCAGTCGGATCTACTCCCGCGCCTCGATGACGCGGTCGATTCGATTGATGGTGATTGA
- a CDS encoding flagellar biosynthesis protein FlgA, with amino-acid sequence MYLYDQLREHAAGRPVRVGLVGAGKFGSMFLSQAPSSIGLEVRVIADLDPDRARAACRAVGWSAQRIAGTRFTADALEAIGEGGVDVVVEATGDPAAGIAHARAAFAARRHIVMVNVEADVLAGPLLAAEAREAGVVYTMAYGDQPALTCELVEWARSCGFEVVAAGKGTKYLPSYHASTPDTVWEHYGLTAEQAAAAGMNSRMFNSFLDGTKSAIEMAAIANATGLTPPPDGLRFPPCGKEDLAHVLRPAKVGGQLHHKGQVEVVSSLERDGRPVPNDLRWGVYVVIEAPNDYTAGCFRQYGMNTDATGRYSAMYKPFHLIGLELNVSILAAGLLAKPTGATRSFVGDAAATAKRDLAAGETLDGEGGFTVYGKLLPARASLERGALPIGLAHGVVLKQGVAAGEVVRWDDVELDPNVDAVVARREMEARFA; translated from the coding sequence ATGTACCTCTACGACCAGCTTCGCGAGCACGCCGCCGGCCGGCCGGTGCGGGTCGGGCTCGTCGGCGCCGGCAAGTTCGGATCGATGTTCCTGAGTCAGGCGCCGTCCTCGATCGGACTCGAGGTGCGCGTGATCGCGGATCTCGATCCGGACCGCGCCCGCGCCGCCTGCCGCGCGGTGGGCTGGAGCGCCCAGCGCATCGCGGGGACGCGGTTCACCGCGGACGCACTCGAAGCCATCGGCGAGGGTGGCGTCGACGTCGTGGTCGAGGCGACCGGCGACCCCGCGGCGGGCATCGCGCACGCCCGCGCCGCCTTCGCGGCGCGCCGGCACATCGTGATGGTCAACGTCGAGGCCGACGTGCTGGCCGGACCCCTGCTCGCCGCCGAGGCGCGCGAGGCGGGCGTGGTCTACACGATGGCCTACGGCGATCAGCCGGCCCTCACCTGCGAGCTGGTGGAATGGGCGCGCTCGTGCGGCTTCGAGGTCGTGGCGGCAGGGAAGGGCACGAAGTACCTGCCGTCCTACCACGCCTCGACGCCGGACACGGTGTGGGAGCACTACGGACTCACCGCCGAGCAGGCCGCGGCGGCCGGGATGAACAGCCGGATGTTCAACTCGTTCCTCGACGGCACGAAGTCCGCCATCGAGATGGCCGCCATCGCCAATGCGACCGGCCTCACGCCACCGCCCGACGGCCTGCGATTCCCGCCGTGCGGCAAGGAGGACCTCGCGCACGTGCTGCGGCCCGCGAAGGTCGGCGGCCAGCTTCACCACAAGGGACAGGTCGAGGTGGTGTCGTCGCTCGAGCGCGACGGCCGGCCGGTCCCGAACGACCTGCGGTGGGGTGTCTACGTCGTCATCGAGGCGCCCAACGACTACACGGCCGGCTGCTTCCGCCAGTACGGCATGAACACGGACGCGACCGGCCGCTACTCGGCGATGTACAAGCCGTTCCATCTCATCGGGCTGGAGCTGAACGTGTCGATTCTGGCCGCCGGGCTACTCGCGAAGCCGACCGGCGCCACCCGCAGCTTCGTCGGCGACGCGGCGGCCACCGCGAAGCGCGATCTCGCGGCGGGGGAGACCCTCGACGGGGAAGGCGGGTTCACCGTCTACGGCAAGCTGCTTCCGGCGCGGGCGTCGCTCGAGCGCGGCGCGCTGCCGATCGGGCTCGCGCACGGCGTGGTGCTGAAGCAGGGTGTTGCGGCGGGCGAGGTCGTGCGGTGGGACGACGTGGAGCTCGATCCGAACGTCGACGCTGTCGTGGCGCGGCGCGAGATGGAGGCGCGGTTTGCTTGA
- a CDS encoding proline hydroxylase: protein MKLTPEEIARFDEQGYLFFPSRFSADEAALLRAAADEVYALDREEVWRESTGVARTAFAAHTYNEAFRRLGRHPRLVEPVMQLVDGPVYMHQYKVNAKAAFDGEVWQWHQDFGTWHRDDRMPEPRAMNIAVFLDEVTAANGPLLFLPGSHKQGVFEAGHDLETTSYPLWTLDRATVTRLAERGGCVAPTGPPGSIIVFASTLVHASPPNISPFGRSIVYLSLCHVDNHIRRFKRAAWIAHRDFAPIEPLADDCLAELARAGTAA, encoded by the coding sequence ATGAAGCTGACTCCCGAGGAGATCGCGCGGTTCGACGAGCAGGGCTACCTGTTCTTCCCGTCACGCTTCTCGGCCGACGAGGCGGCGCTGCTGCGGGCCGCCGCGGACGAGGTCTACGCGCTCGACCGCGAGGAGGTGTGGCGCGAGTCGACCGGCGTCGCCCGCACCGCGTTCGCCGCGCACACCTACAACGAGGCGTTCCGCCGCCTCGGGCGCCACCCCCGGCTGGTCGAGCCGGTGATGCAACTCGTCGACGGCCCCGTCTACATGCACCAGTACAAGGTGAATGCCAAGGCGGCGTTCGACGGCGAGGTCTGGCAGTGGCACCAGGACTTCGGCACCTGGCACCGCGATGATCGGATGCCGGAGCCGCGCGCGATGAACATCGCCGTGTTCCTCGACGAGGTGACCGCCGCCAACGGGCCGTTGCTGTTCCTGCCGGGAAGTCACAAGCAGGGGGTGTTCGAGGCCGGCCACGACCTGGAGACGACGAGTTATCCGCTCTGGACGCTCGACCGCGCCACGGTGACGCGGCTCGCCGAGCGGGGCGGCTGCGTGGCCCCGACCGGGCCGCCCGGCAGCATCATCGTCTTCGCTTCCACGCTCGTGCATGCGAGTCCGCCCAACATCAGCCCGTTCGGCCGCAGCATCGTGTACCTGTCGCTGTGCCACGTCGACAACCACATCCGGCGGTTCAAGCGGGCGGCGTGGATCGCGCATCGTGACTTCGCGCCGATCGAACCGCTGGCGGACGACTGTCTTGCGGAGCTCGCGCGCGCCGGAACGGCGGCCTGA
- a CDS encoding cupin domain-containing protein — translation MPNAATVTKFTWNDMPKERVTNRIDRRIVAGESTMVAHVYLQKGAIVPEHSHHNEQLTYVLKGKLRFWVGDDFSQVFDVGEGEILHLPSHVPHKAEALEETLDVDIFSPPRQDWLDHTDDYFKDQ, via the coding sequence ATGCCCAACGCAGCCACCGTCACCAAGTTTACGTGGAACGACATGCCGAAGGAGCGGGTCACCAACCGCATCGACCGCCGCATCGTGGCTGGCGAGAGCACGATGGTCGCGCACGTCTATCTGCAGAAGGGCGCGATCGTGCCGGAGCATTCGCACCACAACGAGCAGCTCACCTACGTCCTGAAGGGCAAGCTCCGGTTCTGGGTCGGCGACGACTTCTCGCAGGTCTTCGACGTCGGCGAGGGCGAGATCCTGCACCTTCCGTCGCACGTACCGCACAAGGCCGAGGCGCTGGAGGAGACGCTCGACGTCGACATCTTCAGTCCGCCGCGGCAGGACTGGCTGGACCACACGGACGACTACTTCAAGGATCAGTAG
- a CDS encoding type II toxin-antitoxin system VapC family toxin has translation MIVLDTNVVSYIFGGDDRAQYYIEQIRGSRALISFQTLEELWYGAFAKGWGIRRKNELARHIEQYEIVWTGPELAKVCARLRSERRSAGREMNSADAWIAATAILLECPLASHDRDFSEIPGLELIRSS, from the coding sequence TTGATCGTCCTGGACACGAACGTCGTTTCCTACATCTTCGGTGGAGACGACCGCGCCCAGTACTACATCGAACAGATCCGTGGTAGTCGAGCGCTGATCTCTTTTCAGACGCTGGAGGAGCTCTGGTACGGCGCGTTCGCCAAGGGCTGGGGCATACGGCGGAAGAACGAGCTCGCCCGCCATATCGAGCAATACGAAATCGTCTGGACCGGGCCCGAACTTGCGAAGGTGTGCGCGCGCCTGCGCAGCGAACGCCGGTCGGCCGGCCGCGAGATGAACTCCGCTGACGCCTGGATAGCCGCCACCGCCATCCTGCTGGAGTGCCCTCTTGCTTCGCATGACCGTGACTTTTCCGAAATCCCGGGGCTGGAACTCATCCGGTCTTCGTGA
- a CDS encoding haloacid dehalogenase type II, whose product MMPRLTDYRVLTFDCYGTLIDWECGIWDALQPLIMRNGRAGNHVSRGPGLRAFAQCESRQEQATPGLRYPELLARVHRRIAESLDLESSAALDEAFGASVPHWPAFPDTADALRVLKRHYKLVILSNVHREGIAASNRKLGVEFDAIYTAEDIGSYKPSDANFEYMLTHLESDLGLERSVVLHTAQSLHHDHVPAKRFGLANAWIDRQRLSAGGSWGATERVEEMPSTDFVFFSMGEMAEAVSTM is encoded by the coding sequence ATCATGCCTCGACTGACCGACTACCGCGTCCTGACCTTCGACTGCTACGGCACCCTGATCGACTGGGAGTGCGGGATCTGGGACGCGCTGCAGCCGCTCATCATGCGCAACGGCAGGGCCGGGAACCACGTCTCCCGCGGCCCCGGCCTCCGGGCCTTCGCGCAGTGCGAGAGCCGGCAGGAGCAGGCAACGCCCGGCCTCCGCTATCCGGAGTTGCTGGCCCGCGTGCACCGGCGCATCGCTGAAAGCCTGGACCTCGAGAGCAGCGCGGCGCTCGACGAGGCGTTCGGCGCCTCGGTGCCGCACTGGCCCGCGTTCCCCGACACAGCCGACGCGCTGCGCGTCCTCAAGCGGCACTACAAGCTCGTCATCCTGTCCAACGTGCACCGCGAGGGCATCGCCGCCTCGAACCGCAAGCTCGGCGTGGAGTTCGACGCCATCTACACCGCCGAGGACATCGGCTCGTACAAGCCTTCGGACGCCAACTTCGAGTACATGCTGACGCACCTGGAATCGGACCTGGGCCTGGAACGCTCCGTCGTCCTGCACACCGCGCAGAGCCTGCACCACGATCACGTGCCGGCGAAGCGCTTCGGGCTCGCCAACGCCTGGATCGACCGGCAGCGGCTGTCCGCGGGCGGAAGCTGGGGCGCCACCGAGCGCGTCGAAGAGATGCCGTCGACCGACTTCGTGTTCTTCTCGATGGGTGAGATGGCGGAAGCCGTGTCCACCATGTGA
- a CDS encoding DUF4433 domain-containing protein, protein MTVTDAMSAATFNGQILRRIKELAITRLVHFTRVTSLAGIIAAREIASTRSLLNRGVNGVVNDPRRLDRHRDYVCCSIEYPNVYLLDDYRKERPEQEWVHLCLTPVLLALPSTRFSPVNAATARGDLVQDGIEGFESMFQPRVSARGRRRQEYRLPNCPTDIQAEVLVRHAVPTWAIVQIVVESDAVKASVAPLLAIWPTDKPLPSWPVEPPTVDVQKDLFDRNELSKTIRGYKR, encoded by the coding sequence ATGACGGTCACGGACGCCATGTCAGCCGCTACGTTCAACGGCCAAATACTACGACGGATCAAGGAACTTGCGATCACCCGTCTCGTCCACTTCACACGCGTCACGTCGCTGGCAGGGATCATCGCCGCCCGCGAAATCGCATCGACGCGGAGCCTGCTCAATCGGGGCGTCAACGGAGTGGTGAACGACCCCCGACGATTGGACCGTCATCGGGATTACGTGTGCTGTTCGATTGAGTATCCGAACGTCTACTTGCTCGACGACTACCGCAAGGAACGACCTGAGCAAGAGTGGGTTCATCTGTGTCTGACGCCTGTCCTACTCGCGCTTCCGAGTACAAGATTCTCGCCGGTCAACGCCGCGACTGCGCGCGGCGACCTTGTCCAGGACGGTATCGAAGGGTTCGAATCGATGTTCCAGCCACGCGTGTCCGCGCGGGGACGCCGTCGACAAGAGTATCGTCTTCCGAACTGCCCGACCGACATTCAAGCTGAAGTCCTAGTAAGACACGCCGTTCCAACTTGGGCCATTGTCCAGATAGTCGTCGAATCGGATGCGGTCAAGGCGAGCGTCGCGCCCTTGCTCGCGATTTGGCCCACTGACAAACCACTCCCGAGTTGGCCTGTAGAACCGCCGACTGTTGACGTCCAGAAGGACCTATTCGACCGAAATGAACTCTCCAAGACCATTCGGGGCTACAAACGTTGA
- a CDS encoding DUF433 domain-containing protein yields the protein MAHLDRITIEPGKRSGKPCIRGLRMTVSDVLDYLASGMSEDDLLRDFPDLTREDIRACLAFAADRERRLVAVGGR from the coding sequence ATGGCGCACTTGGACCGGATCACGATCGAGCCCGGAAAACGCAGCGGCAAGCCGTGTATCCGTGGCCTGCGCATGACGGTCTCCGACGTGCTCGACTACCTGGCGTCCGGCATGTCCGAGGACGACCTCCTCCGAGACTTCCCGGATCTGACGCGCGAAGACATCCGGGCCTGTCTCGCATTCGCCGCGGATCGCGAGCGGCGACTGGTTGCGGTCGGCGGAAGGTGA
- a CDS encoding restriction endonuclease subunit S produces the protein MGSAKLKPGWTLVAFGDVVKRSPERSSSPEAAGVGRYVGLEHLDPGELAIRRWGDVGGGTTFTSLFRPGQVLFGKRRAYLRKVAVPDFSGVCSGDIYVLESRNKGYLLPKLLPFICQTDAFFKHAIGTSAGSLSPRTNWQSLATYEFALPPLDEQRRIAVTLREIDRATEALFALVEAAQLAQASVFDTLVANSDTRGVALGSLLTEAPRNGCSAIESSTPTGHWVLGLDALTKSGYRPGRLKQVQRTPAMLNSVVEAGDLLISRSNTRERVGLSGIFNEDRCDVSWPDTMMRLRPDRSVARPHFLELYLRSAAGRRQIECFAAGTSASMKKINGHAVRRLSIALPSSDIQDAILRRAGGVRAACSSVERRLRALKRMRSTMLSSAL, from the coding sequence ATGGGTAGCGCCAAGCTCAAGCCCGGCTGGACGCTGGTCGCCTTCGGGGATGTCGTCAAGCGCAGCCCCGAACGGTCGTCAAGTCCCGAGGCCGCTGGCGTCGGTCGCTACGTCGGCCTGGAGCATCTGGACCCCGGCGAACTTGCGATTCGACGCTGGGGCGACGTGGGCGGCGGCACCACGTTCACGAGCCTCTTCCGGCCCGGTCAAGTGTTGTTCGGAAAGCGCCGCGCTTACCTCCGCAAGGTCGCCGTCCCGGATTTCAGCGGCGTCTGTAGCGGGGATATCTACGTGCTGGAGTCGAGGAACAAGGGCTACCTGCTGCCGAAACTGCTACCGTTTATCTGCCAGACCGATGCGTTTTTCAAGCACGCCATCGGCACATCGGCAGGGTCTCTGTCGCCTCGGACCAACTGGCAGAGTCTCGCGACGTACGAGTTCGCCCTGCCGCCGCTGGACGAACAGCGTCGGATCGCTGTCACTCTTCGGGAGATTGACCGCGCTACGGAGGCTCTCTTTGCACTTGTCGAAGCTGCGCAGTTAGCGCAGGCCAGCGTGTTCGACACCTTGGTCGCCAACTCCGACACGAGAGGCGTCGCACTTGGTTCCTTGTTGACCGAAGCGCCTCGAAACGGCTGTTCGGCCATCGAATCGTCTACTCCGACCGGACACTGGGTACTGGGGCTCGATGCGCTAACGAAGTCCGGGTATCGTCCCGGACGGCTCAAGCAAGTCCAGCGAACCCCCGCCATGCTCAACTCCGTCGTTGAGGCAGGTGACCTATTGATTTCTCGCTCCAATACGCGTGAGCGCGTCGGGTTGTCGGGCATCTTCAACGAGGATCGATGCGACGTGTCATGGCCGGATACGATGATGAGATTGCGACCGGACCGATCCGTTGCTCGTCCTCACTTCCTGGAACTGTATCTCCGTTCGGCGGCGGGGCGACGACAGATTGAGTGCTTCGCGGCCGGGACGAGCGCAAGCATGAAGAAGATCAATGGGCACGCCGTCCGCCGGCTATCCATTGCGTTACCGTCGTCTGACATCCAGGATGCCATCCTCCGAAGGGCAGGCGGCGTGAGGGCGGCGTGCTCCTCGGTAGAACGTCGACTACGCGCGTTGAAGCGGATGCGGTCCACCATGCTCTCGTCCGCCTTGTAG
- a CDS encoding SAM-dependent DNA methyltransferase → MADAHPSPRHLGQQALESYLWRAANLLRGLIDAGDYKQYVFPLLFFKRLSDVWDEDYGHAFDETGDRGYAEATANDRFVIPTGAHWSDVRRAARDVGRTLRNAFRAIETGNPERLAGVFGNAPWTDKAQMPDETLKNLVEHFSKHTLSLAAVPEDELGNAYEYLVKQFADDSGHTAQEFYTNRTLVHLMTRMLRPRSGERIYDPTAGTGGMLISALAEVRRNGGDARTLGLYGQEIIGTTASIARMNLVLHGVEDFRIAVGNALSDPAFIERDRLMRFDVVLANPPYSIKTWNRDAWLDDPWGRNILGTPPQGRADYAFFQHILESLDRSTGRCAILFPHGVLFRQEEAAMRRALIERDLIECVLGLGPNLFYNSPMEACVVVCRTRKPPERRGKVLFIDAVRQVARERAQSFLTPEHQKRILTAYDAFGAEPGIAAVVPNDDVLANDGNLSIPRYVPRIAHSDTDTQIGGDLRDAWSDFDAGNKAFWSEMEDVVAMIERIAAESRSDG, encoded by the coding sequence GTGGCTGACGCGCATCCCTCCCCGCGGCACCTGGGCCAGCAGGCACTGGAGTCGTACCTCTGGAGGGCGGCCAACCTCCTGCGGGGACTGATCGACGCCGGCGACTACAAGCAGTACGTCTTCCCGCTGCTCTTCTTCAAGCGCCTCTCGGACGTGTGGGACGAGGACTACGGGCACGCCTTCGATGAGACCGGCGACCGCGGGTACGCAGAGGCGACCGCCAACGACCGGTTCGTCATCCCGACCGGGGCGCACTGGTCCGATGTCCGCCGTGCGGCGCGCGATGTGGGCCGGACGCTGCGCAACGCGTTCCGCGCCATCGAGACAGGCAACCCGGAGCGTCTCGCCGGCGTCTTCGGGAACGCGCCCTGGACCGACAAGGCGCAGATGCCGGACGAGACGCTCAAGAACCTGGTCGAGCACTTCTCGAAGCACACGCTGAGCCTCGCCGCGGTGCCGGAAGACGAGCTGGGCAACGCCTACGAGTACCTCGTCAAGCAGTTCGCCGACGACAGCGGCCACACGGCGCAGGAGTTCTACACCAACCGGACGCTGGTGCACCTGATGACCCGGATGCTCCGGCCGCGGTCGGGCGAGCGCATCTACGACCCGACGGCCGGCACCGGCGGCATGCTCATCTCCGCGCTGGCGGAGGTGCGGCGCAACGGCGGCGATGCCCGGACGCTCGGCCTCTACGGCCAGGAGATCATCGGCACGACGGCGTCCATTGCGCGGATGAACCTCGTGCTGCACGGCGTCGAGGACTTCCGGATCGCCGTTGGCAACGCGCTGAGCGATCCCGCCTTCATCGAGCGGGACCGCCTGATGAGGTTCGACGTGGTGCTCGCCAATCCGCCGTATTCGATCAAGACCTGGAACCGGGACGCGTGGCTCGACGACCCGTGGGGCCGCAACATCCTCGGCACGCCGCCGCAGGGACGGGCCGACTACGCCTTCTTTCAGCACATTCTCGAGAGCCTCGACCGGAGTACCGGCCGTTGCGCCATCCTCTTCCCGCACGGCGTCCTGTTCCGGCAGGAGGAGGCAGCGATGCGGCGCGCCCTGATCGAGCGCGACCTCATCGAGTGCGTGCTCGGCTTGGGGCCGAACCTGTTCTACAACTCGCCGATGGAGGCGTGCGTCGTGGTCTGCCGGACGCGGAAGCCGCCCGAGCGCCGCGGCAAGGTGCTGTTCATCGACGCGGTTCGACAAGTAGCGCGGGAGCGGGCGCAGAGCTTCCTGACGCCGGAGCATCAGAAGCGGATCCTGACGGCGTACGACGCGTTCGGCGCCGAGCCTGGAATCGCCGCCGTCGTGCCCAACGACGACGTGCTTGCCAACGACGGCAACTTGTCCATTCCCCGCTACGTCCCGCGGATCGCTCACTCGGACACCGACACCCAGATTGGAGGTGATCTGCGGGACGCGTGGAGCGATTTCGACGCCGGCAACAAAGCGTTCTGGTCGGAGATGGAAGACGTGGTCGCGATGATCGAGCGGATCGCTGCGGAGAGCCGATCCGATGGGTAG
- a CDS encoding SAM-dependent DNA methyltransferase, which yields MPANQLTLKDLKSELWRCAEILRGSAVDRTDWKGYILPLLFFKRISDVWDEETAEAREEYGDIDLGVFPELHRFKLPDACHWRDVRETPARVGTALARAMRAIERANPHTLTRVFGAADWGNREMLGDELLKDLIEGLSVVPLGNTKVGSDILGDAYEYLIGKFADITRRKKAGEFYTPRSVVRMMVDLLDPQEGESIYDPACGTGGMLLGAIEHVERAGGDPRTFFGRIFGEEKNLTTSSIARMNLVLHGVEDFRIEQNDTLRGPAFTDASGALATFDCVIANPPFSLKEWGREVWEADPWGRAAFGLPPASYGDYAWVQQMVASMAEDSGRMAVVLPQGALFRKGAEGRIRRALLEQDLIEAVIGLAPNIFHGTGLAPAVVTLRRAKRHGRRGRVIVIDASSLFRKGRAQNFLDPGHAEQIVGWVRRFRDVENRAKVVSTEDIEGEDWTLNISRYVLPPIGQDIPPLPEALAAFKTALTEARAAEDRLRRVLVEDGWLE from the coding sequence ATGCCGGCGAATCAACTGACCCTGAAGGATTTGAAGTCCGAGCTGTGGAGGTGCGCGGAGATTCTCCGCGGCAGCGCCGTCGACCGGACGGACTGGAAGGGCTACATCCTTCCGCTGCTGTTCTTCAAGCGGATCAGCGACGTCTGGGACGAGGAGACGGCCGAGGCGCGGGAGGAATACGGCGACATCGACCTGGGCGTCTTTCCCGAGCTGCACCGCTTCAAGCTGCCGGACGCGTGCCACTGGCGGGACGTCCGCGAGACGCCGGCCCGTGTCGGCACGGCGCTGGCGCGGGCGATGCGGGCGATCGAACGGGCCAACCCCCACACCTTGACGCGCGTCTTCGGCGCGGCCGACTGGGGCAACCGCGAGATGCTCGGCGACGAGTTGCTCAAGGACCTCATCGAGGGACTGTCCGTGGTGCCGCTGGGCAACACGAAGGTCGGGTCCGACATCCTCGGCGACGCCTACGAGTACCTGATCGGCAAGTTCGCCGACATCACGCGGCGCAAGAAGGCGGGTGAGTTCTACACCCCACGGAGCGTGGTGCGGATGATGGTCGATCTGCTCGATCCGCAGGAGGGCGAGAGCATCTACGATCCGGCCTGCGGCACCGGCGGCATGTTGCTCGGTGCGATCGAGCACGTCGAGCGGGCCGGCGGCGACCCGCGGACCTTCTTCGGTCGCATCTTCGGCGAGGAGAAGAACCTGACCACGTCGTCGATTGCGCGCATGAACCTCGTGCTGCACGGCGTCGAGGACTTCCGGATCGAGCAGAACGACACGCTCCGCGGCCCGGCCTTCACCGACGCGTCCGGCGCTCTGGCGACGTTCGACTGCGTCATCGCCAACCCGCCGTTCTCGCTCAAGGAGTGGGGCCGCGAGGTGTGGGAGGCGGATCCGTGGGGCCGCGCCGCCTTCGGCCTGCCGCCGGCGAGCTACGGCGACTACGCCTGGGTCCAGCAGATGGTGGCGTCGATGGCGGAAGATTCGGGCCGGATGGCTGTCGTGCTGCCGCAGGGGGCGCTGTTCCGCAAGGGCGCGGAGGGACGCATCCGCCGGGCGCTGCTGGAGCAGGATCTGATCGAGGCGGTGATCGGGCTCGCGCCCAACATCTTCCACGGCACGGGTCTCGCCCCGGCGGTGGTGACGCTGCGCCGCGCGAAGCGACACGGCCGGCGCGGCAGGGTGATCGTGATCGACGCGTCGAGCCTGTTCCGCAAGGGCCGGGCGCAGAACTTCCTCGACCCGGGGCATGCCGAACAGATCGTCGGTTGGGTGCGGCGTTTCCGGGACGTGGAGAACCGGGCCAAGGTCGTCTCGACGGAGGACATCGAGGGCGAAGACTGGACGCTCAACATCTCTCGCTACGTCCTGCCGCCCATCGGCCAGGACATCCCGCCGCTGCCCGAGGCGCTGGCTGCCTTCAAGACGGCGTTGACGGAAGCCCGCGCCGCCGAGGATCGCCTGCGACGCGTGCTGGTCGAGGATGGCTGGCTGGAGTGA
- a CDS encoding haloacid dehalogenase type II, which yields MNATEAGLLRREVTTLMFDQYGTVVDMQGGLTEMAKPFLAAKGWPGDPHRFVTWWRRTHFEDSMIDSLCGRGHTSYRQIGHCAVAQVMRRAGIDHTHDEVRRLVSCIERLKPFPDVLEALGRLRKRYRLAILSNGDRDMLEAAKPHIGFDFDAVISVEEAGCFKPHHATYAKACELLGVDRSSVLFVANHAFDCIGAKAYGMRTAFIDRRRRPFGDTPHQPDLIVEDFAALARAMCG from the coding sequence ATGAACGCCACCGAGGCCGGCCTTCTGCGCCGGGAGGTCACCACCCTGATGTTCGACCAGTACGGCACGGTCGTGGACATGCAGGGGGGACTGACCGAGATGGCGAAACCGTTCCTGGCCGCCAAGGGCTGGCCCGGCGACCCGCACCGCTTCGTCACCTGGTGGCGGCGCACGCACTTCGAGGATTCCATGATCGATTCGCTGTGCGGCCGCGGCCACACTTCCTACCGGCAGATCGGCCACTGCGCGGTGGCGCAGGTCATGCGCCGCGCCGGCATCGACCACACCCACGACGAGGTGCGTCGACTGGTCTCCTGCATCGAGCGCCTGAAGCCCTTTCCCGACGTGCTGGAGGCCCTCGGCCGGCTGCGTAAACGGTATCGGCTTGCCATCCTCTCCAACGGCGATCGCGACATGCTGGAGGCGGCGAAGCCGCACATCGGATTCGACTTCGACGCGGTGATCTCGGTGGAGGAGGCCGGCTGCTTCAAGCCGCACCATGCGACCTACGCGAAGGCGTGCGAGCTGCTGGGCGTCGACCGTTCGAGCGTGCTGTTCGTCGCCAACCACGCGTTCGACTGCATCGGCGCCAAGGCCTACGGCATGCGCACCGCATTCATCGACCGCCGCCGGCGCCCCTTCGGCGATACGCCGCACCAGCCCGATCTGATCGTCGAGGACTTCGCGGCGCTGGCGCGGGCGATGTGCGGCTGA